CTGCACACGTAGTCACTCATGAGTGATGTTTTCCTAAGGAAGCATCACTATAAGTATTGACTATACAGAGAGATTTGAATAAACTCTGTCCttcaatattaaaatttgatgcATAACTTGTTCAACGCTATATAACTCTGATATATTTGGCGTCACACATAATATTAATCAAACTTAACAAAAATACGACAAATGCCAAATAGGAACATTTTATCAACAACACAAAGAGCCTTAATTTGTGTCATAAACTGAATTTTTAACATAGAATTAACCACTTTTTTGTTATTGTGTtataggataaaaaaaaaagatgttagatttattttgaaacagttttacaaaataaaattagaattagaagattaaaatgagaaaattaGATATGGCAACGTGAATAACATATGAATTAAACCTGAAATTTTGAGGTAGAAAGActcagtattttcttgtaaaatgtactctaataatctttttcaaacattttatttacaagcatttttttattcacaCATTTACAAAAACCTTTTAGTTacttgcattaaaataaattttgcctgaaataaaataaactataaaaattaGTTACTAAaactagttgccaaggcaacatttttataattttaattttgtctaacttgatgtactacaataactaaaattaaaactaaatttaaaaaaattaataaaagctatatgGACATTactaaaatttacaaaaacaaacttgctaaaacattaactaaaattaaaagtaaaacaaaaatataaaaaaataatataaaatataatctagataaatataaacataatataaaatataatataaaaactaaaaaaaaatatataataataatatatatatatatatatatatatatatatatatatatatatatatatatatatatatataatcattataTTATCTCcatgatgctaaaataacacactACTGGTCATAGTGATCTGAACAAACCCCATAAGGCTTGTAAATGTGAGGTGTGCTAATACACTATAtttccaaaagtattgggtctcacccccttctaatgaacaggtttgactgctttagtaatttccatgagtacaaatcttaatgtttaagcatataatgatattctctagggaattgtgtgcttctaatgttaaagcaacagtttggacaggacccttttctattctaacatgacaatgcctctgtgtataaggcaaggttcaaaaagaaatgattgatttagtcaatgtggaagaacttgactgctctgcagaaagccaagtcctaatccaagctgaacacctctggtgtgactttaaatgcagatcttgagccaaaagctctttaccaaacaccaatgacttgtacatatgggtacagtcattttagacacttccaaaactgttgcaacagagatggaaatacaatttttaaatacatgaattatgtttccatctttgttgccacagttttggaagtgcctttttctgttctaaagaagggggtgtcctgatatgtttgtccatatagtatgtacaagtcattggtgtttggtaaagagtttttggctcaagatctgcatttaaagtcacaccagaggtgttcagcttggatcaggacttggctttctgcagagcagtcaagttcttccacactgactaaatcaatcatttctttttgaaccttgccttattcacagaggcattgtcatgttagaatagaaaagagtcctgtccaaactgttgctttaacattagaagcacacaattccctacaATATCATTgaatgcttaaacattaagatttgtactcatggaaattactaaagtagtcaaacctgttcattagaagggggtgttccaatacttttggcaatatagtgtattttTCTAATCGATTGTATTTTAGGATTTTCATGATaagagaataaataaataaataaataaataaataaaaatgacagactAGATACTagaaaccactcagaacatctAAGCAACTTTtgcacacttcttttttttttctttttcctgcaATTTTATATGCAACCTGTGAAATTGTGGTTaccaaaaatgatcaaatgttGAATATGGTATTTGTAAAATAATCTAAGAAAACTCTGCACCAGACTCCAGTCTTGTAGACACCAGTGCTAATCTGTTTTAAGCCCCTTTGGTCAGCCTGGATTACTAATTGGGTGGATTTATAGCTGGTTTAGAGACGAGGGCACTGCTAGAAGGTCGTTCAGCGTCTGGACACATATTTAAGAATAAAGACTCTATTATGAGTTCAGATCAGGGTCAGACACTCGGGTGAGACGAGAACTAAACGCTtaccaccatcatcatcatcatcctctcACACTCATACTATCTGAAGACTGACCTGAAGGAAGCGCTCTGAATGGTAAGAACATCTATAGTTTTGTGTAACACGGTTAGCATTGCATGAGTTCAGCACATTATTCAAACCTGTGAAAGTGTGAACAtgagacatttaaaatgtgcagTGAATAGAAAAACATATATCGTAATGCCATGTGTTTTTGCAAATACTACTACTATACAGCACATTTAGTAGTATTTACAAAATACTACTATACAGCACATTTAGTGTGCtgtataaatgtgtatttaGAATAGAGAATAAAGCCAGAAGtccaaattaaatgttaaacatacatatttcccagtaaaaatgtaatgtctgaaagtaaatttgtaaattttcatttacatgTTCTTTTGACTTTAAGTTGTTTTTTCCCCATGAAATCCATccaattatttcattattattattattattttaattattatccATTTATATAGTGATTGTCATGATtgtaataacaacaacatcaaAAGTACAAATTCTCACCTTGTtgatggcaaagcaaaaaataaatgattacaaATAGTTAAATTTGATATTGGATCCcccctaaataaataaataaataaatacaatttgtaTTGTTAATACTGTAATACTTGTCTGTTTAAtagcatatatatttttttgtcaacaTTTGTATCTCGAGTCATTTTAACTGTGGTTGataaatattttgactttaatgatttctgatgaTCAAAGACTGTTTTATTGATTGTGATGTATTTTGGGGGAGAAACTGTGAATTATGTATTTACTGTTCACTGTTACGATTTATTATTTTCACACTGAAAGACAATAAATTACAAAGACGCCAAAGATAAGGGTTTTGAATTTGTTGTTAAACTTTGCCAGCTAAATTTCAcattgattgaaaaaaaaaaaaagaaagaaagaaaaaagcatACTTGACACCCAAGTTTAGATTTTCGTTTTCGAGATCAATTCAATGcagcatattaaaaacatacatacattattattattattaaggtaGTACATAAACGTTTTTATTTGGTATGGATATTTTCTATAAATCAATGTAttgtaggctatttatttatttgtttgtttatttatttattgttaacctaactttattttgatagttgCATTTAATATTCACAAGAAATGACAGAATAAGCTTTGAGagcttttataaaaataaaaataaaaatcttcgtAAGGTACTACAATAAgaacccaaaacttttgaattgttTATCATTGACAATAAACTCAATCTTTATTATATTCTGTgagcacaaaacacaaataaagcTGGCTAACGTAAATAGGAAAGTCATTTAAATACGAAATAAATAAATCGCGTCTGCGCGTCACGTCATTGGTCCGCGTGTACGCCCCGCCCCCAGAGGCGCTTCTCCCGCCTGCGCCCTGGACACCGTTGCTAAGGAATCCCGAGTACGCGCGAGTGGGTCGGAGGCGCGCAGCTCGAGCGCTGCTCTCAGTGCTCAGACATGGCGGCGGACCTCAATCCAGAGTGGCTGTCTTGCCTGCCTTCCTCATGGAGTTACGGCGTGACCCGCGACGGACGCGTCTTCTTTATCAAGTAAATATCAGCGGGATGGAAAGTTTGGGCTCGGTTCGAGTCGAATGCCTCTCGTCGGTTGTTTTTTCACCTTCTCTTCCccccttttttctctctcacccAACAGTGAAGAAGCGAAGAGCACAACCTGGCTGCATCCAGTCACGGGAGAAGCCGTCATTACAGGGCACAGAAAAACTCCAGGTAAGAGGCTTTTaacgggggaaaaaaaatccgCATGAGCAGAAACGCAATCAATGCAGCTGCGGAGCCGCAGCTGTGGCAGAACGCGACGCGCTCAATGTCATTGCGTTCGCGTTGCGTTGCGTTGCGTTGCATGCATGCAGCACACCTGCGCTCACGTTTCTGAAAGGTTGCATGGTCTTTTAggcttttgattgacagctgtcaTTGTTGCTGCACTCGTCAGGGTCGTTTGACAGCTTGCAGGAGAAGCTTTGCATTCCTCAAAACACTCTATTTTAAAACTTCCACAGTTGCGTTATGAAAGCCTTAGCAGTTTTTTTGTCACCGTTAAGAGACAAAACAACTGTATGAGACATGTTGATCTGCAGTATAGGGATGCGAGCAGTGCTTGTGGGCATTGAACAGCACTGCAGATCACTGGCACGATGAGAGATGTGCAGCCAGTCACTCTAGAAGATGCTTTTTGCATGCAAAGCTCATTGTCCTCCTGTGTCCTTTTTCAGATTTACCCACCGGATGGGAAGAAGGATATACGTTCGAAGGAGCCCGCTGCTTTATCAAGTGAGTTGGAGGTTCGGCTCCTGGCGGAAGGAGGATATTTCGCTCTCGCCTGCTTGTTTGACAGCAGCAGTGGCGGCAGTGATTTCAGATCGCcgcccctcacacacacacacacacacacacacacacacactcacactcatgcCATATCGTTTCCAGAAATGCTTCCGCTCGCACACTGAAGGCACACACGAGTCATTAGAGCTCTTTCCCACCCCCGTTTACGAAAAAAAGTAATTACCGTGAGGGTGACGGAGGGCTTGACAGGAACCGTGTGATTCAAAGCTCTGTTGGCTGAACAGGCTCAACTTGTTGGTTTCCACCGAGTGAATCATGTTAACCCTTGTTTGTACAGCTCTAGTGTAGTTTCAGACAAATCTGTTGCACCCTTCATGTGGTTTTCATTCGTTTAGCTGGACTTGGTTTGCTTATTTGGGTGCGGAGAGGAGCCGATCGATATTTTTAGACTTGAACAGGCTTTTTAAATTGATGAATGCGCCTTTTAAGGCTATTTTAATCAGTgagtttgtttaaaaattagCTATATTGTTTATTAGGATCTTACTTGGATATTTTGAGATAATTTTGCATCGATGGTTTGCATATTATCATATTACTACCTTCCGCTTGTGCCATTTACAACATTTTTAGtggattttaattaaataatgtgtGAAATAAGTGTTCATTTCAGTTGATGTTTAGGGATCATCTTTGGCCATTTTGAGGTTATTTGCATCAATAATTCACATTTTATCAGATTAATACCTCAACTTGTGCCAGTTCCAAAATCTTTCTGTGGTTTTTCAGTAAATAAGTGGTCATTTTGATTGATTATGGGGATATTTACCCAGTTTGGGATTATTTACATCAATAATTTGTATATTATCAGATTAATAACTTCTACTTGTGGTTTTTGATTAAATAGTTTGtgaaatgttaatttcagcagtttttttttgtgtgcttgTATTTGCGGCCATATCATTTTAATATCCAAACATGCATTAATATACATCCTTAGCATCAGTCATTCTGTATTGGTT
The sequence above is drawn from the Onychostoma macrolepis isolate SWU-2019 chromosome 04, ASM1243209v1, whole genome shotgun sequence genome and encodes:
- the plekha5 gene encoding pleckstrin homology domain-containing family A member 5 isoform X17 codes for the protein MAADLNPEWLSCLPSSWSYGVTRDGRVFFINEEAKSTTWLHPVTGEAVITGHRKTPDLPTGWEEGYTFEGARCFIKWCGEMGDGLRHHGLGLLLSAVSTAQPQKWTRRFRIHPSTAAMNEAEEAKLISVCILFLQQKRLKAQC
- the plekha5 gene encoding pleckstrin homology domain-containing family A member 5 isoform X18 — its product is MAADLNPEWLSCLPSSWSYGVTRDGRVFFINEEAKSTTWLHPVTGEAVITGHRKTPDLPTGWEEGYTFEGARCFIK